The Oleiphilus messinensis DNA segment GAGCCAAAGTACCTGGCTCAGGGATACGGTTAACCTGGAAGTCGAAGTCGCTTCGTGCCAGATATGGCAGTTGCAGACCTTCACCACCCAGAATGTCGCCAGAGCCGATAATATCTACGAAACCGTCACCACCAGTAGCCCCTTTGTTCAGGTCAGCAATGAAAGAGAATTGCTGAGCGAAGTCGTAACCAGAGCTGTTTGACAGAAATGACAGGTTGTAGTTTACCACGCCCAATTTGGTGGTAGCAGAAGCGGCTTTAACGCCAGCCAAGTCTGCAGTCAGGCCACCAGGGAATGCGGAAGTCGCGAACCAGTAGTCATCCAGGTCAGCAAAGCCCAGTGTTGCCCATGCTGAACCGTTTGTAGCAGCAGTTTCACAGTCAGCAACTGGAGTTGCTGTGCCTGATTGACATGCTGTCGTGAAGTCCCCTGGGCTGTCTGAGAACAATGCAGCCATTGCACCAGCACCGTATTCAGCTTCGAATTCGTCAGAAGGCTTGAAGAAAATGTTGTCACCAGAAATAGAAGCAACTTCAATTTCTGAAATACCGGTCAGTTCCAGGCCAGGTGCACCCAATTCAGTGTAGACACTGTTGTCCAGAAGTTGAACGGCGTCGAAAGTGATTACCGCTCTCAATCTGTCACCAACAACCAGAGAACCACTGGTTTTGATGTCGCCGTTAGCGTCCAGTACGTATTCAATGTTGTCGTCTTCTAAAACGGAAACTCCGCCAGGCAGCGGGATAGCGTTTGCGCTGGTCGCTGCAAATGCTGTTACAAGTCCTGTTGTAACCAAAGCGTTTTTAACTTTCATGTTTTCACCTACTTATAAGTTGATCTGCAAGAGCAATAATTCAAAATCCTATGATGAACGCACCATTCGCATTCTGTCCCGTATATAAGCAGGATGAGTGCCAATATTAAAATATCTATATAAAACAGGTAGATATGAATTTTAGTTCTCGCGCGAATTTTCTGTGTGTAAAAAAACTCGACAAAAAACCGGATTAGCTTTCCTGATTCCTATTGTAATCGATTGTAAATGTAAAATAATAGATATTGGTTGTGGTTTACCGTGTGTAAATGAGCAATAAAGCAGGTCTTACAACCTTAAGCGTCTCGAATAAGGAGCGGTTTTCCAGGGTATGGGAAATAGGGTGATGGAGAAGCGTGACATTGTGCACAGTTTGCATCGTAGGCTAGGGGCATAAAATGGGAGGTGTTTGTAGGCTGACGGGGTTGCAGGCGTCCTTGTGGAAATGAACAGGCTAATTATTCTGGTCGCTGGAATTTGCTATTTGGTGATGTGTAAAAAAACTTGTCACTAGCCCCCCCGGCTGCGTAAAGCGGCCAGGGGGGCAGGTTGGTGAGTTGTTCTACGAGTTTGACTTAAGTGGTTGCAGTCTGAGCCTGTTTGCTGAATTTTCGGTCCAGGTAGTAAAGAGAGAGAGGGAGCAGGATGAGATCGAGCACCAGCGCTGCGATAATCGTTACTGAAACCATTGCTCCCATATAGGCGTTTACATTGAAGTCCGAATAGGACAGCACCCAGAAGCCACAGGCCAGGACCACTGTGGTGGTTACCAGCGCTTTGCCCACAACATTGAATGCGTAAGCCAATGCTGAATCTGTATCAAGATCAAGCGTGCGCCGGGCGTAAATATACTTGTTAATAAAGTGAACCGTATCGTCCACAATAATGCCCAGGGTAAAAGAGAAAACGATTGCCACGGCCATATTCACTTCTGATACCAAGAGACCCCATAAGCCAAATGCTGCAAGGGCCGGAAAAGAATTGGGAATGAGGCTGACTAATCCATATCGGATTGATCGAAGTGCAATCATCAGTGTCAGGGTCACAAAGGCTAACGCAACCAATGAGCCGGCTACCATGCTCTCGATATTTCGTTGACCCAAATGAGCAAACATCAGGGACAAACCCGCCCCCGGAGCATGCAATTCGGGTGTGTTGGTCTGTAGCCAGGTGTCAATTCGCTGCTCCAGAGCCAGAAGTTCTTTCGCTTTTTGGCCTTTAATTACCGCTGTGATCTTGAGTGCGGATTTATCCATATTGATCTGGTTGTTCAAATCCAGCCCAAAGGGTAAGGATAGTTCGTACAAAAGCTGATATTGAGCAGCAAGCGCTTTGCTGTCTGGAATACGGTAGTAGCTGTCGTCATCATTATGCATATTCTTGTTCAGGCGCTTTATCACGTCTGTATAGCTTATCACTCTTACAATTTCTGGCTGACTCTCCAGCCAGTCAGTGAATTTCTGTACAGTCTCCAGGTATGCAGGGGTATTGATGCAGTTAGACTGCTGGCAGTTCAATGAATAACTGAAATTGTCAAAACCGGTAAGATGTTCCTGCATAAAATCTGCCGCTTCTCTGAGTGGTACTGATTTTTTGAAGTAACCCAGTGTATTGTCGTTCAATTGGTTGTTGGGGATCTGGAAGACCAGAAATAGCAGGAGGCCGCAGGTGGCGGCCAAAGATAGATGCCTGTGTTTAATCAAAAAGGCGCTATAACGGGCAGCGATGCCTGTGTTGGCTTGTGATTGCTCCAGCTGTGCTGTGGCAGGACAATAGTAGGCCAGAGCTGGCAGCAGCGTGAGACTCAGTAAGAAGGCGAACAGGGTTCCAACTGCAGCCCAGGTACCTAATTCCCGGAAAGGGGGGGTATCGCTGAAATTCATGCTGGCGAAACCAATTGCCGTGGTGAGAGTGGTGAGAAAAACGGGGGTCAGGTTGGTTTCGATCATTTTCCGTAGCCCTTCCTGTGACCCCTCTCCCGAACGGGTATGGAACCGAAAACTGTTCAACAGGTGTACGCAGTTACAAATGCCAAGAATGAGTATTATTGCCGGCAAAACGGCCGTAATTTGATTCAGGGGAAAGTGGAGCCAGCCCATGGTGCCGATGGTAGCAGAGACGCTCATGGCGACAACCACCAGCGTGATCCCCATTGCGATCAGTGATTTTAAGGTAACGAGCAAGAGCAGTGCCATGACAGCAAACATAATCGGTAACCAGAATTTGCTGTCACGTTGAGATAACTCATTAAAGGTCGCGGCAACAGTGGTTTGTCCCGCGAGGTAAATCGTCAGATCCGGATATCGACTTTCATAGTCTTGAATGAGTGTTCGGGTGGCTGCAATGATCTCGGCAGAAGCCTGATCGCGTTCGACGCTATTCTCGGGCAGATTGAGTAAAACCGTTATAGATGTAACCGTGCCTTCGGGTGATATAACGAGATTCTTGAGCTCAGGTTCACTCAGTGCGATTTTTTCAATTTGTTTAATCTGTGCCGGGGAGTCAAGTCGCGTTATCGGGATGA contains these protein-coding regions:
- a CDS encoding efflux RND transporter permease subunit; the encoded protein is MNLDRLINTLAYRRNILAVVTLIIVLGLSSGAKNIYFESDYKIFFSQDNPQLNQQDLIEDEYTNSDNVTLIISTRQKNLFNQTDLTAIIGLTEAAWQLPNSIRVDSLSNYQYTHASEDDLFVEDLIPITRLDSPAQIKQIEKIALSEPELKNLVISPEGTVTSITVLLNLPENSVERDQASAEIIAATRTLIQDYESRYPDLTIYLAGQTTVAATFNELSQRDSKFWLPIMFAVMALLLLVTLKSLIAMGITLVVVAMSVSATIGTMGWLHFPLNQITAVLPAIILILGICNCVHLLNSFRFHTRSGEGSQEGLRKMIETNLTPVFLTTLTTAIGFASMNFSDTPPFRELGTWAAVGTLFAFLLSLTLLPALAYYCPATAQLEQSQANTGIAARYSAFLIKHRHLSLAATCGLLLFLVFQIPNNQLNDNTLGYFKKSVPLREAADFMQEHLTGFDNFSYSLNCQQSNCINTPAYLETVQKFTDWLESQPEIVRVISYTDVIKRLNKNMHNDDDSYYRIPDSKALAAQYQLLYELSLPFGLDLNNQINMDKSALKITAVIKGQKAKELLALEQRIDTWLQTNTPELHAPGAGLSLMFAHLGQRNIESMVAGSLVALAFVTLTLMIALRSIRYGLVSLIPNSFPALAAFGLWGLLVSEVNMAVAIVFSFTLGIIVDDTVHFINKYIYARRTLDLDTDSALAYAFNVVGKALVTTTVVLACGFWVLSYSDFNVNAYMGAMVSVTIIAALVLDLILLPLSLYYLDRKFSKQAQTATT
- a CDS encoding PEP-CTERM sorting domain-containing protein, with amino-acid sequence MKVKNALVTTGLVTAFAATSANAIPLPGGVSVLEDDNIEYVLDANGDIKTSGSLVVGDRLRAVITFDAVQLLDNSVYTELGAPGLELTGISEIEVASISGDNIFFKPSDEFEAEYGAGAMAALFSDSPGDFTTACQSGTATPVADCETAATNGSAWATLGFADLDDYWFATSAFPGGLTADLAGVKAASATTKLGVVNYNLSFLSNSSGYDFAQQFSFIADLNKGATGGDGFVDIIGSGDILGGEGLQLPYLARSDFDFQVNRIPEPGTLALMGIALVGAAGLRARAKKA